One genomic segment of Flagellimonas marinaquae includes these proteins:
- a CDS encoding amidophosphoribosyltransferase, with protein MSDPIKHECGISLIRLLKPLEYYKEKYGTAFYGVNKMYLMMEKQHNRGQDGAGFASIKMDMEPGERYMSRVRSAQQQPIQDIFAQINNRINTALTENPEFEDDVAWQKKNIPYIGELLMGHVRYGTFGKNSIESVHPFLRQNNWMHRNLIVAGNFNMTNVDELFGNLVALGQHPKEKADTVTVMEKIGHFLDDAVAKLYKEVKKEGYSKREASPLIAERLNVAKILRKASKNWDGGYAMSGLIGHGDAFVMRDPAGIRPAYYYQDDEVVVVASERPVIQTVFNVNFDDVKELDPGHAVIIKKNGSMALKRILEPTERKACSFERIYFSRGSDKEIYQERKKLGKLVFPEILKSIDNDLENTVFSYIPNTAETSFFGMVKEAQNYLNKKKEEQILALGPNMTGEELHKILNIRPRIEKVAIKDAKLRTFITQDSSRDDLVAHVYDISYGSVKPTDNLVIIDDSIVRGTTLKRSILKILDRLSPKKIVVVSSAPQIRYPDCYGIDMAKLEDFVAFKAALALHEEHGTTHLIKEIYEKCLTQTEASDKNVINYVKEFYAPFSAKQISKKIGEILSPEGINAEVEIIYQTIEGLHSACPKNLGDWYFTGNYPTPGGNKVVNKAFINFFEGKNERAY; from the coding sequence ATGAGTGATCCTATTAAGCACGAATGCGGAATATCGTTGATCCGTTTGCTTAAACCCTTGGAGTACTATAAAGAAAAGTACGGTACAGCTTTTTATGGTGTAAACAAGATGTACTTAATGATGGAAAAGCAGCATAACCGCGGACAGGATGGCGCCGGTTTTGCAAGCATTAAAATGGATATGGAGCCTGGGGAAAGATATATGAGCCGGGTAAGATCGGCACAGCAGCAGCCCATCCAGGATATTTTTGCCCAGATCAACAACCGTATCAATACGGCACTGACCGAAAACCCAGAGTTTGAAGATGATGTAGCGTGGCAAAAAAAGAACATCCCGTACATTGGGGAACTTTTGATGGGACACGTTAGGTATGGCACCTTTGGAAAAAACAGTATCGAGAGCGTACACCCGTTTCTGAGACAGAACAACTGGATGCACAGAAACCTTATTGTGGCCGGCAACTTTAACATGACCAATGTTGACGAGCTTTTTGGCAACTTGGTGGCCTTGGGTCAGCACCCCAAAGAAAAAGCCGATACCGTTACCGTAATGGAAAAAATCGGCCATTTTTTGGATGACGCCGTGGCAAAATTGTACAAGGAGGTCAAAAAAGAAGGGTACTCCAAAAGAGAGGCCTCTCCACTTATTGCCGAACGCTTGAACGTTGCCAAAATACTACGAAAGGCTTCCAAAAACTGGGACGGCGGTTACGCCATGAGCGGATTGATCGGGCATGGCGATGCTTTTGTAATGCGCGACCCGGCAGGAATCCGACCGGCATACTATTATCAGGATGATGAAGTTGTGGTCGTAGCATCCGAACGCCCCGTGATCCAGACCGTGTTCAATGTAAATTTTGATGATGTAAAAGAGCTAGATCCGGGCCATGCAGTAATCATTAAGAAAAATGGCTCCATGGCGTTAAAACGTATTTTGGAACCTACCGAGCGAAAAGCCTGCTCTTTTGAACGCATCTATTTCTCCAGAGGGAGTGATAAAGAAATCTACCAGGAAAGAAAAAAATTGGGGAAACTGGTTTTTCCAGAAATTTTGAAGTCCATCGACAACGATTTGGAGAATACCGTCTTCTCTTACATTCCGAATACTGCGGAAACTTCGTTCTTTGGAATGGTAAAGGAGGCTCAAAATTACCTCAACAAGAAAAAAGAAGAACAAATTCTGGCCTTGGGGCCGAACATGACAGGCGAGGAGCTTCATAAAATATTGAACATTCGTCCGCGAATAGAAAAAGTGGCCATCAAAGATGCCAAGTTAAGAACCTTTATCACCCAAGATAGCAGCAGGGATGATCTGGTGGCCCACGTTTACGACATCTCCTATGGCTCTGTAAAACCTACCGATAATCTGGTAATTATAGATGATAGCATTGTTCGCGGTACTACCTTAAAACGTAGTATTTTAAAAATACTGGACCGTTTGTCTCCCAAGAAAATAGTGGTTGTGTCCTCTGCACCACAGATCCGCTATCCGGACTGTTATGGTATCGATATGGCAAAGTTGGAAGATTTTGTTGCCTTTAAGGCAGCTTTGGCTTTGCACGAGGAACATGGCACTACCCACTTGATCAAAGAGATTTATGAGAAGTGCCTTACCCAGACCGAAGCTTCAGACAAAAATGTGATAAACTACGTGAAGGAATTTTATGCACCATTCTCAGCAAAACAAATTTCCAAGAAGATCGGGGAAATTCTAAGTCCTGAAGGAATAAATGCAGAGGTAGAGATTATTTATCAAACCATTGAAGGTTTGCATAGCGCCTGTCCCAAAAACTTGGGCGATTGGTATTTTACAGGAAATTATCCCACCCCGGGCGGTAATAAGGTGGTCAACAAGGCGTTTATCAATTTTTTTGAAGGAAAGAACGAAAGAGCTTATTAA